The following are encoded together in the Eulemur rufifrons isolate Redbay chromosome 28, OSU_ERuf_1, whole genome shotgun sequence genome:
- the TIAL1 gene encoding nucleolysin TIAR isoform X3, whose translation MMEDDGQPRTLYVGNLSRDVTEVLILQLFSQIGPCKSCKMITEVRSSHNDPYCFVEFYEHRDAAAALAAMNGRKILGKEVKVNWATTPSSQKKDTSNHFHVFVGDLSPEITTEDIKSAFAPFGKISDARVVKDMATGKSKGYGFVSFYNKLDAENAIVHMGGQWLGGRQIRTNWATRKPPAPKSTQENNTKQLRFEDVVNQSSPKNCTVYCGGIASGLTDQLMRQTFSPFGQIMEIRVFPEKGYSFVRFSTHESAAHAIVSVNGTTIEGHVVKCYWGKESPDMTKNFQQVDYSQWGQWSQVYGNPQQYGQYMANGWQVPPYGVYGQPWNQQGFGVDQSPSAAWMGGFGAQPPQGQAPPPVIPPPNQAGYGMASYQTQ comes from the exons ATGATGGAAGACGACGGGCAGCCCCGGACTCT ATACGTAGGTAACCTCTCCAGAGATGTGACAGAAGTCCTTATACTTCAGTTATTCAGTCAGATTGGACCCTGTAAAAGCTGTAAAATGATAACAGAGGTAAGATCTTCCCA CAATGACCCATATTGCTTTGTGGAATTTTATGAACACAGAGATGCAGCTGCTGCATTAGCTGCtatgaatgggagaaaaattttgGGAAAG gaGGTCAAAGTAAACTGGGCAACAACACCAAGTAGCCAGAAAAAAGATACTTCCA ATCACTTCCATGTGTTTGTTGGGGATTTGAGTCCAGAAATTACAACAGAAGATATCAAATCAGCATTTGCCCCCTTTGGTAAAATATC GGATGCTCGGGTAGTTAAAGACATGGCAACTGGAAAATCCAAAGGCTAtggttttgtatctttttataacAAACTG gatgcagaaaatgcaatTGTACATATGGGAGGTCAGTGGTTGGGTGGTCGTCAAATCAGAACTAATTGGGCCACACGTAAACCACCTGCACCTAAAAGTACACAAGAAA ATAACACTAAGCAGTTGAGATTTGAAGACGTAGTAAACCAGTCAAGTCCAAAAAATTGTACTGTGTACTGTGGAGGAATTGCTTCTGGGTTAACAG atcaGCTTATGAGACAGACATTCTCACCATTTGGACAAATTATGGAAATAAGAGTATTTCCAGAAAAGGGCTATTCATTTGTCAG attCTCAACCCATGAAAGTGCGGCCCATGCCATTGTTTCGGTGAATGGTACTACGATTGAAGGACATGTGGTTAAATGCTATTGGGGTAAAGAATCTCCTGATATGACTAAAAACTTCCAACAG GTCGACTATAGTCAGTGGGGCCAGTGGAGCCAAGTGTATGGAAACCCACAACAGTATGGACAGTATATGGCAAATGGGTGGCAAGTACCGCCTTATGGAGTATATGGGCAACCATGGAATCAACAAGGATTTGGAGTAGA tcAATCACCTTCTGCTGCTTGGATGGGTGGATTTGGTGCTCAGCCTCCCCAAGGACAAGCTCCTCCCCCTGTAATACCTCCTCCTAACCAAGCTGGATATGGTATGGCAAGTTACCAAACACAGTGA
- the TIAL1 gene encoding nucleolysin TIAR isoform X2: MMEDDGQPRTLYVGNLSRDVTEVLILQLFSQIGPCKSCKMITEHTSNDPYCFVEFYEHRDAAAALAAMNGRKILGKEVKVNWATTPSSQKKDTSNHFHVFVGDLSPEITTEDIKSAFAPFGKISDARVVKDMATGKSKGYGFVSFYNKLDAENAIVHMGGQWLGGRQIRTNWATRKPPAPKSTQENNTKQLRFEDVVNQSSPKNCTVYCGGIASGLTDQLMRQTFSPFGQIMEIRVFPEKGYSFVRFSTHESAAHAIVSVNGTTIEGHVVKCYWGKESPDMTKNFQQVDYSQWGQWSQVYGNPQQYGQYMANGWQVPPYGVYGQPWNQQGFGVDQSPSAAWMGGFGAQPPQGQAPPPVIPPPNQAGYGMASYQTQ; the protein is encoded by the exons ATGATGGAAGACGACGGGCAGCCCCGGACTCT ATACGTAGGTAACCTCTCCAGAGATGTGACAGAAGTCCTTATACTTCAGTTATTCAGTCAGATTGGACCCTGTAAAAGCTGTAAAATGATAACAGAG CATACAAGCAATGACCCATATTGCTTTGTGGAATTTTATGAACACAGAGATGCAGCTGCTGCATTAGCTGCtatgaatgggagaaaaattttgGGAAAG gaGGTCAAAGTAAACTGGGCAACAACACCAAGTAGCCAGAAAAAAGATACTTCCA ATCACTTCCATGTGTTTGTTGGGGATTTGAGTCCAGAAATTACAACAGAAGATATCAAATCAGCATTTGCCCCCTTTGGTAAAATATC GGATGCTCGGGTAGTTAAAGACATGGCAACTGGAAAATCCAAAGGCTAtggttttgtatctttttataacAAACTG gatgcagaaaatgcaatTGTACATATGGGAGGTCAGTGGTTGGGTGGTCGTCAAATCAGAACTAATTGGGCCACACGTAAACCACCTGCACCTAAAAGTACACAAGAAA ATAACACTAAGCAGTTGAGATTTGAAGACGTAGTAAACCAGTCAAGTCCAAAAAATTGTACTGTGTACTGTGGAGGAATTGCTTCTGGGTTAACAG atcaGCTTATGAGACAGACATTCTCACCATTTGGACAAATTATGGAAATAAGAGTATTTCCAGAAAAGGGCTATTCATTTGTCAG attCTCAACCCATGAAAGTGCGGCCCATGCCATTGTTTCGGTGAATGGTACTACGATTGAAGGACATGTGGTTAAATGCTATTGGGGTAAAGAATCTCCTGATATGACTAAAAACTTCCAACAG GTCGACTATAGTCAGTGGGGCCAGTGGAGCCAAGTGTATGGAAACCCACAACAGTATGGACAGTATATGGCAAATGGGTGGCAAGTACCGCCTTATGGAGTATATGGGCAACCATGGAATCAACAAGGATTTGGAGTAGA tcAATCACCTTCTGCTGCTTGGATGGGTGGATTTGGTGCTCAGCCTCCCCAAGGACAAGCTCCTCCCCCTGTAATACCTCCTCCTAACCAAGCTGGATATGGTATGGCAAGTTACCAAACACAGTGA
- the TIAL1 gene encoding nucleolysin TIAR isoform X1 — protein MMEDDGQPRTLYVGNLSRDVTEVLILQLFSQIGPCKSCKMITEQPDSRRVNSSVGFSVLQHTSNDPYCFVEFYEHRDAAAALAAMNGRKILGKEVKVNWATTPSSQKKDTSNHFHVFVGDLSPEITTEDIKSAFAPFGKISDARVVKDMATGKSKGYGFVSFYNKLDAENAIVHMGGQWLGGRQIRTNWATRKPPAPKSTQENNTKQLRFEDVVNQSSPKNCTVYCGGIASGLTDQLMRQTFSPFGQIMEIRVFPEKGYSFVRFSTHESAAHAIVSVNGTTIEGHVVKCYWGKESPDMTKNFQQVDYSQWGQWSQVYGNPQQYGQYMANGWQVPPYGVYGQPWNQQGFGVDQSPSAAWMGGFGAQPPQGQAPPPVIPPPNQAGYGMASYQTQ, from the exons ATGATGGAAGACGACGGGCAGCCCCGGACTCT ATACGTAGGTAACCTCTCCAGAGATGTGACAGAAGTCCTTATACTTCAGTTATTCAGTCAGATTGGACCCTGTAAAAGCTGTAAAATGATAACAGAG CAACCCGATAGCAGAAGGGTCAACTCTTctgttggattttctgttttgcagCATACAAGCAATGACCCATATTGCTTTGTGGAATTTTATGAACACAGAGATGCAGCTGCTGCATTAGCTGCtatgaatgggagaaaaattttgGGAAAG gaGGTCAAAGTAAACTGGGCAACAACACCAAGTAGCCAGAAAAAAGATACTTCCA ATCACTTCCATGTGTTTGTTGGGGATTTGAGTCCAGAAATTACAACAGAAGATATCAAATCAGCATTTGCCCCCTTTGGTAAAATATC GGATGCTCGGGTAGTTAAAGACATGGCAACTGGAAAATCCAAAGGCTAtggttttgtatctttttataacAAACTG gatgcagaaaatgcaatTGTACATATGGGAGGTCAGTGGTTGGGTGGTCGTCAAATCAGAACTAATTGGGCCACACGTAAACCACCTGCACCTAAAAGTACACAAGAAA ATAACACTAAGCAGTTGAGATTTGAAGACGTAGTAAACCAGTCAAGTCCAAAAAATTGTACTGTGTACTGTGGAGGAATTGCTTCTGGGTTAACAG atcaGCTTATGAGACAGACATTCTCACCATTTGGACAAATTATGGAAATAAGAGTATTTCCAGAAAAGGGCTATTCATTTGTCAG attCTCAACCCATGAAAGTGCGGCCCATGCCATTGTTTCGGTGAATGGTACTACGATTGAAGGACATGTGGTTAAATGCTATTGGGGTAAAGAATCTCCTGATATGACTAAAAACTTCCAACAG GTCGACTATAGTCAGTGGGGCCAGTGGAGCCAAGTGTATGGAAACCCACAACAGTATGGACAGTATATGGCAAATGGGTGGCAAGTACCGCCTTATGGAGTATATGGGCAACCATGGAATCAACAAGGATTTGGAGTAGA tcAATCACCTTCTGCTGCTTGGATGGGTGGATTTGGTGCTCAGCCTCCCCAAGGACAAGCTCCTCCCCCTGTAATACCTCCTCCTAACCAAGCTGGATATGGTATGGCAAGTTACCAAACACAGTGA